Proteins co-encoded in one Coregonus clupeaformis isolate EN_2021a chromosome 5, ASM2061545v1, whole genome shotgun sequence genomic window:
- the LOC121560873 gene encoding rho guanine nucleotide exchange factor 12 isoform X2: MSDTQSSITDRFPNKANSSSIFSKDHPPDKKPKSDKPAVSASHEFDPTDVLVQKSDFLLAEGKPESCGLVQRCVIIQKDENGFGLTVSGDNPVFVQLVKEDGAAERAGVQTGDRIIKVNGTLVTHSNHVEVVQLIKSGSYVALTVLGRPPGLPQIPLSEGEAKLGFPGAQTRSSSVTSPNSPGQPTGERPYSPHDRITSPLLRWEENNSVHNQKVDILQKMLSKEQQDLQAMKEEYSRNPTPKLLKDIQEAKKHIPQLQGQLSKATGGTQDAMQLGDGDDGSMVDMDHTPSSRGDSSNDLSWSSSTMSPDLRGFAPASPESLYQRDLLSYHSPKSTPQDRFNSCHSPDPEDTPDLDSLSPSTVSSPFSRFVSQIIGAEDDYFDSDQEQVNGQCSCFQSMELLKSRPAHLAAFLHHVVSQFDPAPLLCYLYADLCKQTNSKETRRVFMDFHNFFIDRGANLKVVVPESISSDLDRRRTELIPEELNRQYVQMVQDTLLPDIQRNLEDFRQKRSMGLTLAEGELARLDTERVRDRVALERERSCAENIITKIEDVLLTTQSTEEEKCTTMQYVILTYMKHLGVKVKEPRGLESKWVRINFLPKIKKSIKTEKEGGEEKVKRTRFPSILGPPRRPSRVDPTSVGKAMDLNKPRPQKQLSQPCLGALEHLEAGRLRASQSSEGSDLTHSSSTNATSPPNSTTNSQVSDGGSRDSEFVVTSNSAFPKLSEGLGDLDSLQNTPNTHFDYSLSPYSLDQLQEEDRESGLDGLGSTEVQSEDDQGGTDSEHDPLNWQQLVGREVLAGLRPHEIKRQEVINELFYTERAHLRMLKVLDNIFYQKLTREAILPPADVQTIFTNLEDIVQLHVLISEQMATIRKRNETSVIDQIGDDLLSWFSGGEEEKIKQAVGTFCSNQPFALELIKSRQKKDSRFTSFMQEAESNRLCRRLQLKDIIPVEMQRLTKYPLLLENIAKYTDDTVEKEKVKKAGDCCRKILNHVNQAVKESENKQRLEDYQRRLDLSSLKQTENPMISELKNLDLTKKKMVHEGPLSWKVNKDKTIELYTLLLEDILVLLQKQDERLILKCHSKNLSGTADTKHIFSPIIKLNAVLVRSVATDNKSFFVLSMSDNGAQIYELMAQTVSEQRMWQRQITQRADAMKVKPHSIIHLPQTDGERDGVEIITAGVARLSKDPDRISSGSSQSIDKECSAAPCGVMQTPLPDANLFVGLKAEEEPSREEGLYGDPDRANSLPFRMAVDGLSESEGLGFSTSRADDALKTLSALKQVLVTQLMSQEECERAGRTSSGGGRLLRTTSLRTPVDSRARVAVQNGSGRCTQASHPEDPAQDLVSGDTGFFESPEDYAGYLVLEGYGGLGESSTDDDLQSTGKQLSASRGCGAGDSGISLRFSSASQAGSICSFSRQVLSHLRNLQTNLNHLKEVEAKYHSLLRLRPARSSTDVEDNKDKR; this comes from the exons GGCTTGTCCAGCGATGTGTGATCATTCAGAAAGATGAGAATGGCTTTGGGCTGACTGTGAGCGGAGACAACCCAGTGTTTGTGCAGCTCGTCAAGGAAG ATGGCGCTGCAGAGCGTGCGGGTGTACAGACGGGTGACCGGATCATCAAG gtGAACGGGACCCTAGTAACACATTCAAACCACGTGGAAGTAGTACAGCTCATAAAAT CGGGCTCCTATGTGGCCCTCACAGTGTTGGGGCGACCTCCTGGGTTGCCCCAGATCCCCCTGTCGGAGGGCGAGGCTAAGTTGGGGTTCCCGGGGGCCCAGACAAGGTCATCCTCTGTCACCTCTCCAAACTCCCCGGGACAGCCAACGGGGGAGCGCCCATACAGCCCCCATGACCGCATCACCTCTCCTCTACTGAGATGG GAAGAGAACAACAGCGTACACAACCAAAAGGTGGACATCCTGCAGAAGATGTTGTCCAAGGAGCAACAAGATTTGCAG GCAATGAAGGAGGAGTACAGCAGGAATCCAACGCCCAAACTACTGAAGGACATCCAGGAAGCCAAGAAGCACATTCCACAGCTGCAGGGGCAGCTGAGTAAGGCCACTGGGGGAACACAG GATGCCATGCAATTGGGCGACGGAGATGACGGCAGCATGGTGGACATGGACCACACACCTTCCTCCAGGGGGGACAGTAGCAACGACCTCTCGTGGAGCAGCAGTACCATGTCCCCT GATCTCCGCGGTTTTGCACCTGCCTCCCCGGAGAGCCTGTACCAAAGAGACTTGTTGTCCTACCACAGCCCAAAGAGCACGCCCCAAGACCGCTTCAACTCTTGCCACTCCCCCGACCCAGAAGACACTCCAGACCTG GACTCCCTGTCCCCCTCCACTGTTAGCAGCCCCTTCTCACGCTTCGTCTCCCAGATCATCGGAGCTGAGGACGACTACTTTGACTCTGATCAGGAACAG GTCAATGGCCAGTGCAGCTGTTTCCAGAGCATGGAGCTGCTCAAGTCCAGACCTGCCCACCTGGCAGCATTCCTGCATCATGTCGTCTCACAGTTTGACCCTGCACCGCTG CTCTGCTACCTCTACGCTGACCTGTGCAAGCAGACCAACTCCAAAGAAACCAGACGGGTGTTCATGGACTTCCACAACTTCTTCATCGACCGGGGAGCT AATTTAAAAGTAGTTGTTCCCGAGTCCATCTCCTCTGACCTTG ACCGGCGGAGGACGGAGCTGATCCCTGAGGAGCTGAACAGACAGTACGTCCAGATGGTGCAGGACACCCTGCTCCCTGACATCCAGCGGAACCTGGAGGACTTCAG GCAGAAGCGCAGTATGGGCCTAACCCTGGCAGAGGGGGAACTGGCCCGGCTGGACACGGAGCGCGTCAGAGACCGGGTAGCACTGGAGAGAGAACGCTCCTGTGCTGAAAACATCATCACCAAGATAGAGGATGTCCT GTTGACAACTCAATccacagaggaggagaaatg CACTACTATGCAGTACGTCATCCTCACGTACATGAAGCACCTTGGCGTGAAAGTCAAAGAACCACGCGGCCTTGAGTCCAAATGGGTCCGCATCAACTTCCTCCCCAAGATCAAG AAGAGCATCAAGAccgagaaggagggaggggaggagaaggtgaAACGAACCAGGTTTCCCAGCATCCTCGGGCCTCCACGCCGGCCGAGCCGCGTCGACCCCACGTCCg TCGGCAAGGCCATGGACCTCAACAAGCCGCGGCCACAGAAGCAGCTGTCCCAGCCCTGCCTGGGGGCCCTGGAGCACCTGGAGGCGGGTCGCCTGAGGGCCAGTCAGTCCAGCGAGGGCTCAGATCTCACACATTCCTCCTCTACCAACGCCACCTCGCCACCCAACAGCACCACCAACAGCCAAGTCTCTGACGGAGGCAGCAGAGACTCTGAGTTTG ttgtGACCTCTAACTCTGCCTTCCCCAAACTGAGCGAGGGTCTTGGAGACCTGGACAGTCTACAGAACACTCCAAACACACACTTTGACTACAGCCTGAGCCCCTACAGCCTGGACCAGCTGCAGGAGGAGGACCGGGAGAGCGG GTTGGATGGCCTTGGCTCTACAGAGGTGCAGAGTGAAGACGACCAAGGAGGAACGGACTCTGAGCACGACCCCCTCAACTGGCAGCAGCTAGTGGGACGAGAGGTCCTGGCCGGACTCAGGCCCCACGAGATCAAGAGACAGGAAGTCATTAACG AGCTGTTCTACACTGAGAGGGCCCACCTGCGGATGCTCAAGGTGCTGGACAACATCTTCTACCAGAAGCTCACCAGAGAGGCCATACTGCCTCCTGCCGACGTCCAGACCATCTTCACCAACCTGGAGGACATTGTTCAACTGCATG TTTTGATATCTGAGCAAATGGCAACAATTCGGAAAAGGAATGAGACATCCGTAATCGACCAAATAGGAGACGACTTGCTGTCCTGG TTCAGCGGGGGCGAGGAGGAGAAGATCAAGCAGGCGGTGGGCACGTTCTGCAGCAACCAGCCCTTTGCTCTGGAGCTCATCAAGAGCAGGCAGAAGAAGGACTCGCGCTTCACCTCCTTCATGCAG GAGGCTGAGAGTAACCGACTGTGTCGAAGACTCCAACTGAAGGACATCATTCCTGTGGAGATGCAGAGGCTCACCAAGTACCCTCTCCTACTGGAGAACATCGCCAAGTACACAG ATGACACCGTGGAGAAAGAAAAGGTAAAGAAGGCGGGTGACTGCTGCAGGAAGATTCTCAACCACGTCAACCAAGCTGTGAAGGAGTCTGAAAACAAACAG AGGCTGGAGGACTACCAGAGGAGGCTAGACCTCTCGTCTCTGAAGCAGACGGAGAACCCCATGATTTCAGAGCTCAAG AACCTGGACCTGACCAAGAAGAAGATGGTCCACGAGGGACCACTGTCATGGAAGGTCAACAAGGACAAGACTATTG AGCTGTACACCTTGCTCCTGGAGGACATCTTGGTACTGCTGCAGAAGCAAGACGAGCGCCTCATCCTCAAGTGCCACAGCAAAAACCTGTCGGGCACCGCTGACACAAAGCACATCTTCAGCCCCATCATCAAGCTCAACGCGGTGCTGGTGCGCTCTGTGGCCACAG ACAACAAGTCGTTCTTTGTTCTCTCAATGTCGGACAACGGGGCCCAGATCTACGAGCTGATGGCCCAGACCGTATCAGAGCAGAGAAT GTGGCAGCGGCAGATCACCCAGAGAGCGGACGCCATGAAAGTGAAGCCGCACAGCATCATCCACTTACCTCAAACGGA tggagagagagacggtgTTGAGATCATCACTGCAGGCGTAGCCCGACTCAGTAAGGACCCGGACCGCATCTCCTCTGGAAGCAGCCAGTCTATAG ATAAAGAGTGCAGCGCTGCCCCTTGTGGCGTGATGCAGACCCCTCTCCCAGATGCCAACCTCTTTGTAGGACTCAAGGCCGAGGAGGAGCCCAGTCGGGAAGAGGGGCTTTATGGGGACCCGGATCGTGCAAATAGTCTCCCCTTCCGCATGGCCGTAGACGGGCTCAGCGAATCGGAAGGGCTGGGCTTCAGTACTTCTAGAGCTGACGATGCCTTAAAGACAT TGTCGGCGCTGAAGCAGGTCCTGGTGACCCAGCTGATGTCGCAGGAGGAGTGTGAGCGTGCTGGGCGCACCTCCTCGGGGGGCGGCCGTCTTCTCAGGACCACGTCCCTGAGGACCCCCGTGGACAGCCGTGCCCGGGTGGCGGTGCAGAACGGCTCAGGGAGGTGCACCCAGGCCAGCCACCCCGAGGACCCGGCTCAGGACCTGGTGTCTGGGGACACGGGCTTCTTTGAGTCCCCTGAGGATTATG CAGGGtacctggtcctggagggctacGGGGGCTTGGGGGAGAGCAGCACGGACGACGACCTCCAGTCCACGGGGAAGCAGCTGAGCGCCTCACGGGGCTGCGGGGCAGGAGACTCTGGGATCAGCCTGAGGTTTTCCTCCGCCTCACAGGCAGGTAGCATCTGCAGCTTCAGCCGACAGGTCCTGTCCCACCTCCGCAACCTGCAGACCAACCTCAACCACCTCAAG GAGGTAGAGGCCAAGTATCACAGTCTACTACGCCTAAGGCCGGCCAGGTCATCGACAGACGTGGAAGATAACAAAG ATAAGAGATAG